One Penaeus monodon isolate SGIC_2016 chromosome 42, NSTDA_Pmon_1, whole genome shotgun sequence genomic window, ATCATACACTATTTCATTATCAAGATATTATAGACAAATAATGAATTTAGTTACACAATACCTCCTATCACTGATGACCAATCAAAACTCTTCGCATCTATGACAACTGAAACCGattcatacatataatttctctctacatatatgaatatataataaaaagaccaTTTGACACAAGTTATATTTACTCCTTCATATGCCTATCATACTGAGAACATACAATATTAATTAGGAAAACATTAATTACAACTGAATCAAAACATATTATCCATGAAacataatgttacgccgaccgcctcgtctctctgccaccaacacaaggcaggctaggcagacggcgtgctatccacagggtcgtgaacactgaacagctccaagaggcaccgagcaccacagcgttccAGAACATcaagagggaaaacgccaagtggcgagcatgcaccgaaataaacacaaaaatgacagtctCCTTATTtcccacaagttatttaccctttacacttttctataagcacaatcagggggaaaccagcatgtcacactgcacgatacagcttataacagggcaacacaaattatatcaggtcacaagggcacacatgaggttttcaacaggagcagcacccaactgcgtctttTGGGCTTGTTCCTCCGTTTCCTCCGCTCAcaaccagttgcgtcatgtttgcccaggtcccttcatgttaacacagggcccaggtcatcctttttcatgttaacacatgtttcgcacaaagacaaagacccactgcgtagcaataactatttaattttaacaattaaataatgaatCAATCGTAAACAAAGGACTGGCCAAGGAGCGAACTGTCATGTACAAAACACGAACATGTGGTTAAAAAACCAACGCCATTTTATTGGCACAGCATAGTggatactttcattttctttaattattacagaaaaaataattatataatgtaattgaaAGAAACACCCATAcagcataataattataaacaattctTCTCTATCGTCGACTATTAATCTGAGTACAGATCTTTTAACACAAATCTTCTTGAGCTTCATAGGTATTTCCTGCCTTTTGAATCTTGTATTGTATTGTAGCATCTCTTACTTTACCATCTCTATTTGGGTTCTACAGATTTAACTTGAGCCATTTTCCAATTTCCTTAaactaatcctttttttttagaagaacAATGTCACCAAGCTGGAcatttctttgttgtgtgtgccacttttgttttaaaaattagagTAGGAAATAATCTTAATTACCATTTCTCTAAAAGCTATTAACAATACGATCCGTAAACTCGAGCCTGCTTTTGCTATTGTTAGGTCTTTTTTTTAGCACACGGGGTTGGCCCCTTTGTTACTAGCTCTACCAAGTAACAGATCATTCGGACATGAAATAAGAGCCTGCTTCAACATCAATACCGGGTTTTCATGCCAATAGGTCTCTCATTCAGAAATTAGCCACTTAAAATAATAGTCTGTAATCTCCAAAAGTTAATTTAGAATCCCGAATCGCTATGGTTATGGTTCTCTTAATTGACCTAAAAAACATTCTCTACAACCATTTTCCCAGGGAGCCTCTGCCAGAATTATTAAATACCCAAGTATTCCTTTTTCGACACCTGAGtcaatgtttttttgaaaaatcccaTTACGCCCTATGACCTTTAACTCCTTTTACTGGCAGGCCCTAACTGTGTACCTGAATCTAAAATGTATGGTATGTGGATATCCTCTAATAGATACAAATCTCTTAAAAGCAGTTAAGAGCTTTGTATGCTGTAAATATCTGCTAAATCCAAGTATATTGCACGAGTCATAAGGCAAGTGAAAATGGTACCATACGCTTTACCAATATTTCTCAGTTTGATAGTATCTCTGATCTCAAAGGTCCAAATAAATCTAATGAAGTATAGTGAAAAGGTGGAGCAGGATTTAACCTTTCAGAACTACTTGGCCCATTTTCTGTCCAACAGTTACAGCTCCTAACCTTTTAAATACAACACGTCGACTCTGCTGCTTTGATCTAACGTTGAGTCCCAGGGACTCAGAATTTACTTTGTAACTTAGCCAAAGTACACTCTACTCCAGCATGATCTACCTCATGCAGATGTTGTAAGTACAGCCTAATAACTATTTTCTTTAAGCCAGTTAGACATTCTATTACCCACTACAATTAGCACTGCTGTCAATTTTTGGGGCCTAGTCTCTGTAAGCCTTATCCAATCGGCTGTAAGGTCTCTTGTTCCATGCAATAAAATGCATCTCTGCTTCCTTAAGTTGTTCAGGTGTTGGTGGATTCATAATTACTTTGAAAGATTTAGCTTTAATAGCTCCGACACTCGAGCTGTAACTCCCAAAAGCAATTTGTAACTACTAAATCATCTGTATTTATGAAGGaggcattttttttcaattaattttcagACTTGCATGTCATCACAACACCTACTCTATCTGGCAGTTCTTCATTATAAATTTGATTAATTGGCCATTTACAAAATGGGATAAGTTAAGAAGTCGGTCCTTTCTGCCATACAGAATTGCACTGAAGATACTTAAGATGACAAGATCGAGTGGGAAGATCAGCAGGGTTTTCTGCAGTGCTCACCAACCATCATTCACAAGGATCTGTTTTTGCTTGTATTTCTCCCCACTCTGTCACCACAAAGGGCCCAAAATCCATAGGACTCATTCTGGATTTGTGCTCTAACTTTTAGAGGAATCAACCATTACAGACTAGAATTTCCCAATCTGATTCTTTCTAAATTAAAGGGCCCGCAGTCGGCAAATTATGACCACCACATAGTTCTAAACGAGGTATTGTAAGTTGTTTGACTGGAGCTATCCTATTCTTAGCCATAACTAAATGTGACTCATAATGCCCATCTACTAACTCCATCTAACATATGCACAAGCCCCATATGCCAATAAACTACCATCTGAATAGATGACAAGCTTTGGTTTACCCAAAGGCATTTTCTGGCTTGACACATCTAGCAAAAGATAAATTCTCCAATTTCAAAAACCTCATGGAAAAATTGCTCCTTTGTCTCTTAGTCTCTCTGGTATTGGCATCatcccaaccacacacactacccattTTAAACGTTCATTAGTTATAGTTTCTCTCATTAAACCCACTTTTGGGATTAATGTAAATGGGACATTTAACCCCAATGGGTCATAATCGCTGCTACTTGACTCTGAATCATTCTCTTTGTCAAATTTTAGGCAAGTTAGCATCCAAAGCTTAACCCATCTAAATAAGGACCTTTACGAACATTCCTAATTTCGTAGCAAAATTCAGGGTTGACCTTGTAAATAAATCTATCCTCAGTTGGTGTCCAGATCAAACCAAGAACCTTTTCATTGTGGCTATCCAATAACTTCAAATCATCCATTACCTAGTTGGCTGTCataatccatttttttattttgaacccTCACCTAAAACTAGGTTAATGTTATTCATAAGTTCTTTTGCTTTAGGAATACTCTCACAACTATGCACAATATAATCTACATATGAATCCCTACTCACAACACTCTTTACTTCTGGGAATTTATTTTCACACATCTCAGCAGTTTTCTTCAGTGCAGTCATGGCAATCACTCCACTGGGCCGATCCCCCAAAAGCAACAGCAGTTAAAATATAATGATCAGGAGGCCTATTAGCATCCATATTACACCACAGAAATCTGTGGGTGTGTTGTTCTAAAAAAGCCTAGTCTTACAGAGTTGTACATTTTTGATATGTCTCCAGATAATgcaacccttttccctttacgaAATCTATCAGAATTCCAATCAAGCTGTTTAAGACATCTGGACCATTTgcccaataataatttaatttgtgTCCCATGTAGGAGGCTGAAGAGTTGAATACTATGCGGACTTGAGTGGAACTAGAATCAGGTTTTAGGATttcatgatggtgattataatgtaCAGGTCCATTACAGTCATTCATCTCTTTGACTGACAACCTTTTGGCTACTTTTACTTCAATCATATCCTTATTTCTAGCCATTTATATATCTTACAGTACTGTGGTCCTAATTTATCAAGCCTTCTTTCAGTGGatttcatttttgggaaaagcTACGGTTATATTGTTAGGcaaaccccttttctcttttatccatgGGTATTTCACGGTCCAACATTTCTTTTCTGGGTTGTAATTCAATCCATCATTTTTCAAAGCTaactccctttcctctttgaAACTATAATTCTTGTCTCCTATTGACATGAGCCACACTTAATCCACCACATCTTGGAACACAGTATGTACCTATAGACTCTCAATTTCAAAAATCTCTCcaaatttaatttcaaatttgGCATATCACTGactcatatcatttattttaaggACACCCGCAAAAATGGTTTCTTTATTTTGAAGTTATCATCCCTCTGTGATTCAAACTTTATCTTTGTGTGTGACCCACGAATGCAGTAACCAAACATGTTTGCATAAGTTGCAAATTCCCTCTGATGCTCTAATTTGGGGCATTTTAAGCTACACCAATCTAAAACCCCTGATAATCAAAATCACCTTCTGGGCTATCTAAAACACTAATTTTAATGTCATCAAATAAATTTTGCTGCTTTAGTCAAATCCATTTTACATATAGccgattaatattttttaatcccATAAGCAGTTATGGACCAAACTTTGCCCGTCAAATCGACCAAGGGTAGAAAATAAATTTGCTCTCCAAGAAAtctattcttcctccccctttggtGATTGACAAGGTGACACTTTACCCATTAGCGCAATCTAGAGgctgtattaaattttattagaGTTGTGTCACTTCCTGGGAAAGTATGTAGGGTTAATTGcttctattatttatttgtcattaggAGTACTTTATCCTGATTCTTTGTTTAGATTTCACTGACAGAGTTGTATGAAACATTAGTCCTTCAATATAGGTATCATGTAGGGGATGGTGAAATTTGTGATACCTATGGTCAATAGTAGCAGTATTGCAGGCCCTTCTTAACTGGCACCATTTTGATATATGATAACCTTTAAGAAGCATTTCACGGTTGCGTCTGACAACTCATTTTTTCAGAATTACTCATATCTTTTAAATTCCTTGCAATCATATTATTATGCATGTTAAATCAATGTAACCACACTTAACCCTTTTGGACTGAGGCATTTCCTGGTCAGATTTACAGTGTATTAGATCTGTATAGTGGGGTGTTAAATGAGTCAAACAATGTTTTTAGTTCATTTGGTGCTTTGGATTTTCTGAATAGATTCAACAAGGTCATCCACACTCTGTTCATAGTTTACATTACTGATAGCATTGTGACAAACTAATTTATTGCTTGTAGTGTTAGTCTTGCACTAGAAATCCAAAAACTCCATCACCCTCTTTTCTCTTAGCAAAAACTCTAGTATTCCTGTAATCTTCTGACCAAATAACCCACTCACGTCTTTGTGTGGCAGGCATAACCTTTTCCACAAAACTCACCATGTTTgccgtatttatttattcaaattcatTCTCCTTTAAATCAAGCCAACATCTCTCAACTTTCTCTACCCTCCTCACAAAACCTTCATTATCCCTTCATTAACAGGCTTAATGGATTTCAATCACAAATGACAGCTTCTTAGTAACTTGCAATTatcaccaaaacccttttttctaatcTGTCaacattttatcataatcattttctatACCTTTCACTAAATCCCGTGCTATTCCACCAAGGCAAAATCTTAATGCATAGGGATCCTTTACCAAAACTACTTTCCATTAAACCGTTTATAGTCTTCTCTAAAGTTTGGGTATTCCCTAATTTCCACACTGAACACAGGAGGTTGTAGACCTTTAACTTTCACACTTTTCTCCTTGATACTAGACACTATCTGAATTCTTTACTTTTGGTAGTTTTCTGTACATGCACATTTCTAGCCTTATTCTATGTAGCTCATCAATATAGCTTTCAGCTTCTACAAGGtcaccctctttctttccacCTTTTAGAAGTAATGGTAAATATTCATCATGGCATTTTTCAACCCCTGTATAAGAATAACATACCTCATTACAAACATCTTCCAATACTGTATGAGCATTTTCTTGGCTGGCAGTTTCTGTGAAGAGGTTGTACTTCCTGGTAAAGACCCTCTTGGCTACCATTCGAGCATCCTTGGCTGTCTGCAAATCCATCTTTGGGGTTGTGTTGAAATGTAAGGGGACCCAGTGAAATTCGAGGGTATTCTGTTGTAACTTTTTTATCATAGATGTTTAAACCTGGAAATGCACATATTTTAGAACAAATACCACATGTTAATCTATCAATTCTTAATTATttgagaaattaataaaaaaataatagatacaataaattccataataattatttattcaacaCACATTTAAGGATTTATAATACCAAATTAATAGTAACACAATTGTGTAGACCTTGAGTAAAGCAGTAAATCATACACGATTTCATTATCAAGCATTATAGACAAATAATAAATTTAGTTACACAATACCTCCTATCACTGGTGACCCATCAAAACTTCACATCTGTGACAACAACTGAAACCGATACATACATGTAATTTCTCTCTACATaatgaatgtataataaaaagACCAGTTTAAACAAGATCATATTTACTCCTTCATATGCCTATCAAACTTTGAACATACAATATTAATCAGGAAAATATTAATTACTTGAACATACaatattaattaagaaaatattaattagaaTTGGATGAAAACATATTATCCATGAAATATAACtatttaattttaacaattaaaataaagagataacacATGATTGGTACTGACCGCGTGCAAGAATCAAATCGTAACCAAAGAATTGGCCAAGGAGCGAACTGTCATGTACAAAACCAACGCCATCTATTGGCACAGCATATAGGATACTTCCATTTTCTTGAATTATTACACAagcaaataattacataatataattgaaagaaaacaccatacaacacataattatatatatatttttatctatcgtcGCAGACGATACAATAtccaacataaataaaaacaaaaaaggaagaaaaaagaagaaaagaagaaaaagaaaagaaaaagaaaagaaaaaagaaagaaaaagtaaagaagaagaaaaatgagaaaaaaagaaagaaaaaaaaaaagagaaaaaaaggaaaagaaaagaaagaaaaaaaggaaggaaaagggaaaaaaaagaaaagaaaaaaacagcaatcatgcacaaacaaacaaggcAAAACCCACGTCAGAAAAAGGTCAAGGCTACATTTTTATTAGTAGAGGGGGGTTTCTTCTCCCCTGTTAAGGTCTCGGGATTTTACTTAAAAAGATTTGCTCGTACAGACAACAGAGATGAATTGAGAAATCTTAAAACTATACGATGAATGTGATAAAAGAAAGGTTTCTTTGGCACATATGAATGAGCAATCATAGACATCTTCCTGGTACTGGGGGCCGCAAGTGCACCTCCCAGCTCTTGTTCCTGCACCAGTCAATACTTTGGGGTAAAGTACACTTTTCGCATCAGGGTTGAGACAATGTAGGCAGCTTGTTTTTTCTCATGCATGCGCTGTTTATCTGTAACaggaataaatatttattcaGATCAGTAATGGCTTCATAACTGATATTAATCATAGCAGGTAACTATCAACACATGATCTCTAGCTTTACTCTATATAATTCAATGTCACTCCCTAAATCCGTGCTTATAGACCattcaagacacacacacccacacacacacacacagaaaaaaggagGTATGACATGTAACTCTTTTGAAGTGGATGAAGTGGCCATCATATCGCCACGAGTGCACAAAGCTTTTGCAGGGCgattagactcatttggcatCTAGgaatttgcattatttccattgataaatgagtgtggaatgtattGCCCGTGAGCCAAGACTGGAAGGACGCTATTTCCATGCCCTGGATAAAATGACAAAGACATTGGCAAATGGCAAAAAGCAAGAAATGCTTCTGccgagaaagagaacagaggaggCATGGAGTTTTCTCAGCGCACACGAGTGGCCTTCAAGCCACGCACACGGCAAGGTGGCCTCTCAAGTAAGCCTGAAGTCCGTGTTTTGGGTCACGTAACTCCTGTGAAGTATTCGGATCCAGTGGGTTATGTTAACTGTTTTTACGCAACTGAAGTGTGTGGGATTCTCTCCAGTCGAACGCAACACAAAGATTAAGTATATTAGTGATATTTACGGCAGCCTCCACACGCACTGTTGCATACTAAGAGCAAAGTCTTCAATGATTCTATTAGATATTCCACTGCAAAGGCATTACGAAAGAAACGGATGGCAGGACTTTCCAGTGTATAGAGAAGAAACCCATAAAAAACGGAGAAAACGAGAccgcaaaaacaaaaagaaagtgagatccccccaaaacaaagaaaatgagatcccccctcaaaaaaaaaaaaaaaaaaaatctaaaatgaaaagATGCTCAGAAACGGTGAAACCACAAAAAGGGGGCAAAGCAAAGCTAATTACGTACCCTTACTTGGGTAGTTCAGAATCATGTTACGGTTCACACTGGTCATCATGGAGAGTAAGTCGTCATGCGCACTGTCTCGGGTCAGCACTTCCACCAGCGACTGAATGAACCACGAACCATTGGTTGTGTTGCGCCAAGAGAAGTAACCTGGCAGAAAAAAGGTCAGATGAAATGCCATGTGTGAAAAGAATTTCGAAAATCgtgatttaaaaaattacaagaaCATGAGTATAATTCCCTATCAGTCTAATTCTCTACATGTATGCACATACTGAAGGTAtgttacatgcatatacagatatatttacataaagatatactcatatccatacatacaaaaaacacacatacacgcatgcacacgcaaatacacacacgtacacgcaaacgtacacaaacacacataccaggTATAGTGGACCAGCACTCCAGGAAGTCGGCCGCGTTGGGGATCTTATAATAGGCCTGGGAGCCGGCGTCGATCTCGTCCTGCTTGAGGGTCGTGCCTGCGTCCAGTTTCTCACCGCGGCATGCCTTTGGGATAGGAAGGGCTGGGGTGGGTGgatgtgcacgtatatatacacacatatatatgcacacatacatatacatgtgtataaatatatatattttatatataatatatatatatatatatatatatatatatatatatatatatatataatatatatacacatatatatttgtacatatatatatatatatatatatatatatatatatatatatatatatatatatatataatgtacacacacacacacacacacacacacacacacacacacacatatatacatgtacagacacacacacacaggtatatatatatatatatatatatatatatatatatatatatataatatatatattgtttgtgtgtgtgtttttgtgtgtgtgtatgtgttaggtgGAGGTGCTAAAATCTAGTTAATGTGGCGAGTTTGCCTCTTCCATTCTGTGTGCAGTATGATTGACAGTTAATGTACagggtatttttttatcattaaatttataatctaggacgggagagagagacagacagaggcagaccgagtcacacacacacacacacacacagagaaaggggggggagggaaggagagagagagagagagagagagagagagagagagagaaagggagggggagggaaggagaaagagagagagagagagatagagaaaatgaaagagagagaaagagagaatgaatgagagagagaaagaaaatgagagagagagagagagagagggggggggggggcaagataaATCCTTCACGAAAATTAAGAACCGAATCGGACCCAGCACGGATCCCTGAGGAACACCACAGCAAACGTTTCTTTGAGAAGATACGATGTTTGTTCTTGAGTCTTACTGCCTGTTATCTGTTTGTAAGACAATCCCGGAACCAGAGTGAATCTATATTTAgttttatacatttctttataaGGATGTTGTGGTTTACACTGATGAAAGGTTTAGAAACTTCTAGAAGTAAAAGAAGTGACACTTTCTTACTGTCAGTGTTACCATACATTTTATTGGTTACTTTCAGAAGAGCAGTTTCCGTAGAAAGCTTTTGGCGAAATTCATGCTGACACTCAGCCAAAAGTCTGACTCCAAAGAGGACATTAGCTGATTGGTGGCAACTTTCTCTAGTATTTCTGAAAATATTAGCAGCAAAGAAATTGAATGATAATTGTTTACATTCGCGTGTGTAGAGGAATGGTGTGAGGGTTTTTCATAAGCTAGGAATATGTTGGTAACAATAGAAGTGTTTACAATAATCACAATATGAAATGCAATAACTGGCAACGAGTCTCTTATGAATCGAAATGGAAACATCAGAACCACAGGAATTAGACATTTTCAATATTTTGCAGTGAAAATGATAGCTTTGCGGTCCGCAGGACCGCAAAGGAATTATAAATTCTTACGTCAGTAACTACAGTAGTATGTGAGTTTAGATTCGCTTGCGACTTATCATAAACATTTTTGccatcatttgaaaaaaaaaaaaaaaaaaaaaaaactgttttcccaCGTTATCGCCACCATGTACGTGTTTACAATTTCCCCTATCATCAGGAACATTGCagtaatataatttcttttgttcTGGAATTCTctatggtgttgttttttttgcctttgtcaATAAGTAATTCATATAATTTCTAATCTTCTTTGTAAGTGTTGCGCAAAATCATATTGAACCTATTACTCTTTATACTTTCTCTAAGCTGGTCCCTCGTCTTCATTGCAGCTTTGCTATCGTCGGTTATCCACGGGGCTGAAGGCCGGGTTATCTTCCTCGTTACGATTGCAGCACAGCTGTCCATACATTCCaggaaagtattattattttttttactccccaCAGTTAAAGCATCCGTGGCTATGGCTGCTTGGCTGTGAACCTAACGTTCGATCTTATTAAACCAGTTTCCTCTGCTCACATTATCCCTCGTGTTAGTGCACAGACCATGTCTCTCTTTGTTTTAGGATTGCCAACCATTTTCAGGTGTCaagattgattaattgattatttaaaattatctgccttgatagataaaaatatgaaaatatttaaaactttaaaaatctaccaATGAATATCTTAcaagtaacaataaatatattagaaatcagagcataaatattatgctctaagtgtataaaattattgcataaatattatgcataatctaattttattgaaaatattagtctccctaaggaaactaataagaccttctatgtcacaatcctcccccaatacatttttcagtgtatatgggggagacaagtacatacgtctttggtctgagaatgttgcacattttcccattacatgtgcgaccgttaatggcacttggcatccctcacaaaatgcttgacttttagccatcatcggtccatgagtcagtcttgtgtgcccgattcttagtcgtattaatacaacttctacttttcggttgggatggatgctggtcacccaactgccaaggtcatctttcatctctcacagtttgtttctagaggtatgcctccattgttccctccatctactTCTGGNNNNNNNNNNNNNNNNNNNNNNNNNNNNNNNNNNNNNNNNNNNNNNN contains:
- the LOC119599078 gene encoding caspase-1-like → MDVKEPAEYEPFIGLAQNTRESCHQSANVLFGVRLLAECQHEFRQKLSTETALLKVTNKMYGNTDSKKVSLLLLLEVSKPFISACRGEKLDAGTTLKQDEIDAGSQAYYKIPNAADFLECWSTIPGYFSWRNTTNGSWFIQSLVEVLTRDSAHDDLLSMMTSVNRNMILNYPSKGHGNSVLPVLAHGQYIPHSFINGNNANS